In Mustela lutreola isolate mMusLut2 chromosome 1, mMusLut2.pri, whole genome shotgun sequence, one genomic interval encodes:
- the RRAS2 gene encoding ras-related protein R-Ras2 isoform X1: MREQYMRTGEGFLLVFSVTDRGSFEEIYKFQRQILRVKDRDEFPMILIGNKADLDHQRQVTQEEGQQLARQLKVTYMEASAKMRMNVDQAFHELVRVIRKFQEQECPPSPEPTRKEKDKKGCHCVIF; this comes from the exons ATGAGAGAACAGTATATGAGAACTGGCGAGGGTTTCCTGTTGGTCTTTTCAGTCACAGATCGAGGCAG tttCGAAGAAATCTATAAGTTTCAAAGACAGATTCTCAGAGTGAAGGATCGTGATGAGTTTCCAATGATTTTAATTGGTAATAAAGCAGATCTGGATCATCAAAGACAG GTAACACAGGAGGAAGGACAGCAGTTGGCACGACAGCTGAAGGTAACGTACATGGAGGCATCAGCCAAGATGAGGATGAATGTAGATCAAGCTTTCCACGAACTTGTCCGGGTTATAAG GAAATTTCAAGAGCAGGAATGTCCTCCTTCACCAGAACCAACacggaaagaaaaagacaagaaaggctgCCATTGTGTCATTTTCTAA